One segment of Arcobacter sp. LA11 DNA contains the following:
- a CDS encoding ADP-ribosylglycohydrolase family protein, with translation MFDEKKVKDLVLSSLVADAYSLGAHWIYDEKQLQTLDIDWNNLNDAKVVWHKGKVAGEFTHYGDQTLWLYQFLEGKDTFDVNEYIEFWKTKIEVYNGYIDGSTRETLENIENKVTPTGSASTDLSIIGRIAPLLLVSNSKEEFLENVNKFVTSTHNSNEAITASKFFASLLLEVLDGKGIEESILSLKDNFDTKIQSYIYSGVASKTDDTFQVIREFGPACDISGGFEGVIHLLCKYNNLKDMLICNAKAGGDSSARGMIATIIFMAQKDISMSQIPTSWLNIKASIV, from the coding sequence ATGTTTGATGAAAAAAAAGTAAAAGATTTAGTATTAAGTTCACTAGTTGCAGACGCGTATTCATTGGGAGCTCACTGGATATATGATGAAAAGCAATTACAAACATTGGATATTGATTGGAATAATTTAAATGATGCAAAAGTAGTTTGGCATAAAGGTAAGGTTGCAGGTGAGTTTACTCACTATGGTGACCAAACTTTATGGTTATACCAATTTTTAGAAGGTAAAGATACTTTTGATGTAAATGAATATATAGAGTTTTGGAAAACAAAAATAGAGGTTTACAATGGATATATTGATGGTTCTACAAGGGAAACTTTAGAAAATATTGAAAATAAAGTTACTCCTACTGGTTCTGCATCTACTGATTTATCTATTATTGGTAGAATTGCACCTTTACTTTTAGTTTCAAATTCAAAAGAAGAGTTTTTAGAAAATGTGAATAAATTTGTTACTTCAACTCATAATTCAAATGAAGCTATTACAGCTTCTAAGTTTTTTGCATCATTACTCTTAGAAGTACTTGATGGAAAAGGAATTGAAGAATCAATATTATCTTTAAAAGATAATTTTGATACAAAAATCCAGTCATATATTTATAGTGGAGTTGCATCAAAAACAGACGACACTTTCCAAGTTATAAGAGAATTTGGTCCAGCTTGTGATATTAGTGGTGGATTTGAGGGTGTTATTCATCTTCTTTGTAAATATAATAATTTAAAAGATATGTTAATTTGTAATGCAAAAGCAGGTGGTGATTCAAGTGCAAGAGGAATGATTGCAACAATTATTTTCATGGCTCAAAAAGATATATCTATGAGTCAAATACCAACTTCTTGGTTAAATATAAAAGCAAGTATTGTATAG
- a CDS encoding DUF4139 domain-containing protein: MINIGKKIALLAIVSVYGFANTNINSIDIFTNRTFVNQEISLNKTSADLLGQVRLEDVRFKLEDGCQVLNSNIDYVAFSNDSLSKDIETLKDTISNKTNTIKSLKSNIAYLERTSITNISNAKNLEVTSKFLKKEILDSHNKIYNIEKELKKDNESLNKLVKKRVNTKFTKLDYDITCKKGNEVTISYPIYNISRNGFYDINYDSSKKSIGIKNSSFITQSTGVDFKNIDINFYTYNFVHQLKPNIFRPQYLDIYKPRKVAYAQEAEVMMDSMISKNMVRAKTSAPRPTFAYIESTTKSFFKASNINLPSGKKTEVVFSKDNYKANDSLEIDGYSQSQAFFKVEFKSKKLYGILNSKLYLDGTYIGRSNINEIKKDKKSSIFFGTNRFIDIKKELVKDMKEEPFFSMNTLKTQKVWKYKVTNNHKKVQKLTLIERLPISKHEDIKVKLIGKTKETKLDKNGKIYFDFELKPNESKEIEFGYEIEKPADK, translated from the coding sequence ATGATAAATATAGGTAAAAAGATTGCATTGTTAGCTATTGTTTCTGTATATGGATTCGCAAATACAAATATAAATAGCATAGATATTTTTACAAATAGAACTTTTGTAAATCAAGAAATTTCTTTAAATAAAACAAGTGCAGATTTACTTGGTCAAGTAAGACTTGAAGATGTTAGATTTAAATTAGAGGATGGTTGTCAAGTTTTAAATTCAAATATAGACTATGTCGCTTTTTCAAATGATAGTTTGAGTAAAGACATAGAGACTTTAAAAGATACTATTTCAAATAAAACAAATACTATTAAGTCATTGAAAAGTAATATTGCATATTTAGAAAGAACTTCTATTACTAATATTTCAAATGCAAAGAATTTAGAAGTAACTTCAAAATTCTTAAAAAAAGAGATTTTAGATAGTCATAATAAAATTTATAATATTGAAAAAGAGTTAAAAAAAGATAATGAGTCTTTAAATAAATTAGTTAAAAAAAGAGTAAACACTAAGTTCACAAAACTTGATTATGATATTACTTGTAAAAAAGGAAATGAAGTAACAATTTCATATCCAATTTATAATATTTCAAGAAATGGTTTTTATGATATAAATTATGATTCAAGTAAAAAAAGCATAGGTATTAAAAACTCATCTTTTATTACTCAATCAACAGGTGTTGACTTTAAAAATATTGATATAAATTTTTATACATACAATTTTGTACATCAATTAAAACCAAATATTTTTAGACCACAATACTTAGATATATATAAACCAAGAAAAGTGGCTTATGCCCAAGAAGCTGAGGTTATGATGGATAGTATGATATCAAAAAATATGGTTCGAGCAAAAACATCAGCTCCTAGGCCTACTTTTGCGTATATTGAAAGTACAACGAAATCATTTTTTAAAGCTTCAAATATAAATTTACCAAGTGGTAAAAAAACAGAGGTTGTTTTTTCAAAAGATAATTATAAAGCAAATGATAGTTTAGAAATAGATGGATATTCACAATCACAAGCTTTTTTCAAAGTAGAATTTAAGAGTAAAAAATTGTATGGTATTTTAAATTCAAAACTGTATCTTGATGGTACATATATTGGAAGAAGTAATATAAATGAGATTAAAAAAGATAAAAAAAGTTCAATCTTTTTTGGTACAAATAGATTTATAGATATAAAAAAAGAGTTAGTAAAAGATATGAAAGAAGAACCTTTCTTTAGTATGAATACTTTAAAAACTCAAAAGGTTTGGAAGTATAAAGTTACTAACAATCATAAGAAAGTTCAAAAATTAACTTTGATTGAAAGATTACCTATTTCAAAGCATGAAGATATAAAAGTTAAACTTATTGGAAAAACAAAAGAGACAAAATTAGATAAAAATGGTAAGATTTATTTTGATTTTGAATTAAAACCAAATGAGAGTAAAGAAATTGAGTTTGGTTATGAGATAGAAAAACCAGCAGATAAATAA
- a CDS encoding DnaJ domain-containing protein, which translates to MDYEEFEKAVDLFGILIKTSKKDLKKKYLALSKKYHPDMPEGSHEKFQELQEAYDLLNAYMDSFAFSFDEEEFKTQFPSFTNYKNWR; encoded by the coding sequence ATGGATTATGAAGAGTTTGAGAAGGCAGTAGACTTATTTGGAATACTTATAAAAACTTCAAAAAAAGATTTAAAAAAGAAGTATTTAGCATTGTCTAAAAAGTATCATCCTGATATGCCAGAGGGTAGTCATGAAAAGTTTCAAGAACTTCAAGAAGCTTATGATTTATTAAATGCTTACATGGATTCATTTGCATTTTCTTTTGATGAGGAAGAGTTTAAAACTCAATTTCCTTCATTTACAAATTATAAAAACTGGAGATAA
- a CDS encoding DsbA family protein, which yields MVHTLYYVYDPMCAWCYAFAPTFEKVKESLPSNIKIIYVPGGLAPHTSEPMPQIMREKIESIWYEIEKVVGTKFNHDFWTKCTPKRSTYLACQATLAAKIQNSEEAMIKAIQEAYYLRAMNPSQEETMIQLAQELGLDMELFKNSLTSEETIKNFTEMMNLRRKLALNSFPSLAIKYKKEIYPINIKYNGPKTILDQIENITQNVYF from the coding sequence ATGGTACATACTTTATATTATGTTTATGACCCAATGTGTGCTTGGTGTTATGCATTTGCTCCAACTTTTGAAAAAGTAAAAGAGAGTTTGCCCTCAAATATCAAGATTATATATGTTCCGGGAGGTTTAGCTCCACATACAAGTGAACCAATGCCACAAATAATGAGAGAAAAGATAGAATCAATCTGGTATGAAATAGAAAAAGTTGTAGGAACAAAATTCAATCATGATTTTTGGACAAAATGTACACCAAAACGTTCAACTTATTTAGCTTGTCAAGCAACACTTGCAGCAAAAATACAAAATAGTGAAGAAGCTATGATAAAAGCTATTCAAGAAGCTTATTATCTAAGAGCTATGAACCCTAGCCAAGAAGAGACAATGATTCAACTAGCTCAAGAGCTAGGCCTTGATATGGAACTTTTTAAGAATAGTCTAACATCAGAAGAGACTATTAAAAACTTTACAGAAATGATGAATTTAAGAAGAAAACTTGCTCTTAATAGTTTTCCATCTTTAGCAATAAAATATAAAAAAGAGATTTATCCAATAAATATAAAATATAATGGACCAAAGACTATTTTAGACCAAATAGAAAATATTACACAAAACGTTTATTTTTAA
- a CDS encoding cache domain-containing protein: protein MSILKNENTILNIIKFGPIFFVIILSFLITQIFLNEKRKSFLHEVQLIENSYLDNNKKRVKNEIERVYNLIKSEKEKAEELLRIKLKERVYEAHQIATNIYNNEMKYVEHLHSKEDIFQIIKIALGGIIYNEGRGYFFISDENGTNLLQPLNKELEGKNFSEFTDINGNRFAKKFIDVIKNKTESYDTYFWYREKDDNAAYMKISFYKYFEPFNIAIGTGEYIKDFEIKLKKELLERIKSIRYGNNSYIFVYDTKGNSLAHLNDSLVGINRMDVKDKNGRYIVKDVIDFAKESKSGFMTYDATVNPDKELNSNNKISYIKLFEDWNWVIGSGFYLENLNKKLDERKAFLEQRKKKAFNKIIVTVLVITLIFIIISFYISKIIANRFKKYRADIEKEMQKAIEKEKLLIQQSKMATMGEMIGNIAHQWKQPLSVISASNGMLKFSKEFDNFTEQEFDDATVAIDDSVKNLSTTIDDFRNFFNPNKKHITFNLEEAFSKTFKLISSQFKNNNIEIIEDIKSVEIYGLENELLQTLINILKNAKEELVKKDKKERRLLFIKTKEKSNQVKIKIRDNAGGIPEEILEKVFEAYFTTKEEEGGTGIGLYMSKQIIERMHGKLIVRNVNYTYEDVEYKGAEFVITLYL, encoded by the coding sequence ATGAGTATTCTAAAAAATGAAAATACCATTCTTAATATAATAAAGTTTGGACCAATATTTTTTGTTATTATCCTATCTTTTTTAATCACACAAATTTTTTTAAATGAAAAACGTAAAAGTTTTTTGCATGAAGTCCAACTTATAGAAAATAGCTATTTAGATAATAATAAAAAAAGAGTAAAAAATGAAATAGAGAGAGTTTATAATTTAATAAAAAGTGAAAAAGAGAAAGCAGAAGAACTACTACGTATAAAATTAAAAGAACGAGTTTATGAAGCTCACCAAATAGCTACAAATATATATAACAATGAGATGAAGTATGTTGAACATCTTCATTCAAAAGAAGATATTTTTCAGATTATAAAAATAGCATTGGGTGGAATAATTTATAATGAAGGAAGAGGTTATTTCTTTATTAGTGATGAAAATGGAACAAATTTATTACAACCTTTAAACAAGGAACTTGAAGGTAAAAATTTTTCAGAGTTTACGGATATAAATGGAAATAGGTTTGCTAAAAAGTTTATTGATGTTATTAAAAATAAAACTGAATCATATGATACCTATTTTTGGTATAGAGAAAAAGATGATAATGCAGCATATATGAAGATTAGTTTTTACAAATATTTTGAACCTTTTAATATTGCAATAGGAACAGGTGAATATATAAAAGACTTTGAAATTAAATTAAAAAAAGAGTTATTAGAAAGAATCAAAAGTATTAGATATGGAAATAATTCATATATTTTTGTTTATGATACAAAGGGAAATAGTTTAGCCCACTTAAATGATTCCTTAGTAGGAATAAATAGAATGGATGTAAAAGATAAAAATGGTCGATATATAGTTAAAGACGTAATTGATTTTGCAAAAGAGTCTAAGAGTGGGTTTATGACTTATGATGCTACTGTTAATCCAGATAAAGAATTAAATAGTAATAATAAGATTTCATATATAAAGTTATTTGAGGATTGGAATTGGGTTATTGGTTCAGGCTTTTATTTAGAAAATTTAAATAAAAAGTTAGATGAGAGAAAAGCTTTTTTAGAGCAAAGAAAGAAAAAAGCTTTTAATAAAATTATTGTAACAGTACTTGTTATTACTCTTATTTTTATTATCATTTCATTTTATATTTCAAAGATTATTGCAAATAGGTTTAAAAAATATAGAGCAGATATAGAAAAAGAGATGCAAAAAGCTATTGAAAAAGAAAAACTACTTATTCAACAATCAAAAATGGCAACTATGGGAGAGATGATTGGAAATATTGCCCATCAATGGAAACAACCTTTAAGTGTAATTAGTGCTTCAAATGGTATGTTGAAATTTAGTAAAGAGTTTGATAATTTTACTGAACAAGAGTTTGATGATGCAACAGTAGCTATTGATGATTCTGTGAAAAACTTATCCACTACAATCGATGATTTTAGAAATTTTTTTAATCCAAATAAAAAACATATAACTTTTAATTTAGAAGAAGCGTTTTCAAAAACTTTTAAACTTATAAGTTCACAGTTTAAAAACAATAATATAGAGATAATAGAAGATATAAAAAGTGTAGAAATATATGGCTTAGAAAATGAACTATTGCAAACTTTGATAAATATATTAAAAAATGCCAAAGAAGAGTTGGTTAAAAAAGATAAAAAAGAAAGAAGGCTTCTTTTTATAAAAACTAAAGAAAAATCAAATCAAGTTAAGATAAAAATAAGAGATAACGCTGGTGGAATACCAGAAGAGATATTGGAAAAAGTTTTTGAAGCATATTTTACTACTAAAGAAGAAGAGGGTGGTACAGGTATTGGACTATATATGAGTAAACAAATAATTGAAAGAATGCATGGAAAACTAATTGTTCGTAATGTAAACTATACTTATGAAGATGTAGAGTACAAAGGTGCAGAGTTTGTAATAACTCTATACCTATAA
- a CDS encoding L-lactate permease, whose product MEVGTQAFFAALPILVAAVLLVGFRLPAKKAMPVVYIVTSLVALYVWEVTFNRVLASTFQGLLITVAVLWIIFGAILLLNTLKHSGAIKVIREGFNNVSPDRRVQVIIIAWLFGSFIEGASGFGTPAAIAAPLMVAIGFPAMAAVMIGMMIQSTPVSFGAVGTPILIGVNKGLDSEGIAATLQSIGSSWDVYLQIITSEVAVVHAITGTLIPLFMIMMMTRFFGKNKSWTEGLSILPFAIFGGLAFTIPYALTGIYLGAEFPSLIGALVGLPIVTLAAKKGFLIPKNTWDFAPKEEWPVHWVSKFELKLDAMSAKVPMSLTKAWIPYVLVAVILVLTRVSDEAKAFVKSWVIPFKDILGEGLGYSITPLYLPGGILAFVVIITYFLHRMEFKEMKEAISESSKVMLGAGFVLIFTIPLVRILINSGVNEAGFDSMPVAMANFVATSVGEIYPLFAPMVGALGAFIAGSNTVSNMMLSQFQYGVADALTISTAFMVALQAVGAAAGNMIAIHNVVAASATVGLLDQEGETLRRTVIPTIYYCLIAGILGLIGMYTLGLTDPLMK is encoded by the coding sequence ATGGAAGTAGGTACACAAGCATTTTTTGCTGCACTACCAATCTTAGTTGCAGCTGTACTTCTAGTTGGTTTTAGATTACCAGCTAAAAAAGCGATGCCCGTTGTTTATATCGTAACAAGTTTAGTGGCATTATACGTTTGGGAGGTAACTTTTAATAGAGTTTTAGCCTCAACTTTTCAAGGTCTATTAATCACTGTGGCAGTATTATGGATTATTTTTGGTGCAATATTACTGTTAAATACGCTTAAACACTCTGGTGCTATAAAAGTTATTAGAGAAGGGTTTAACAATGTAAGTCCTGATAGAAGAGTTCAGGTTATTATTATTGCATGGTTATTTGGTTCATTTATTGAAGGTGCATCTGGATTTGGTACGCCTGCAGCTATTGCAGCTCCACTTATGGTAGCAATTGGTTTCCCAGCTATGGCAGCAGTTATGATTGGTATGATGATTCAATCAACTCCTGTATCATTTGGTGCTGTTGGTACACCAATCTTAATTGGTGTAAATAAAGGTTTAGACTCTGAAGGTATCGCAGCAACTTTACAATCAATTGGTTCTAGTTGGGATGTATATTTACAAATCATTACATCTGAAGTAGCAGTTGTTCATGCAATTACGGGAACACTTATTCCTCTATTTATGATTATGATGATGACTAGATTCTTTGGTAAAAATAAATCTTGGACTGAAGGTTTATCAATCTTACCATTTGCTATTTTTGGTGGTTTAGCATTTACTATCCCTTATGCTTTAACAGGTATTTATTTAGGTGCAGAGTTCCCATCACTTATTGGTGCATTAGTTGGTCTTCCAATTGTTACATTAGCAGCAAAAAAAGGTTTCTTAATTCCTAAAAATACTTGGGATTTTGCTCCAAAAGAAGAATGGCCAGTACATTGGGTATCAAAATTTGAATTAAAATTAGATGCAATGAGTGCAAAAGTTCCAATGTCTTTAACAAAAGCATGGATACCTTATGTATTAGTTGCTGTTATTTTAGTATTAACAAGAGTATCTGACGAAGCTAAGGCATTTGTTAAGTCTTGGGTTATTCCATTTAAAGATATTTTAGGTGAAGGTTTAGGATATTCTATTACGCCACTTTACTTACCAGGTGGTATCTTAGCATTTGTTGTAATTATTACTTACTTCCTACATAGAATGGAATTTAAAGAGATGAAAGAAGCTATTTCTGAATCTTCAAAAGTTATGTTAGGTGCTGGTTTTGTACTTATCTTTACTATTCCATTAGTAAGAATCCTTATTAACTCAGGAGTTAATGAAGCTGGATTTGATTCTATGCCTGTTGCTATGGCAAACTTTGTTGCTACATCAGTTGGTGAAATTTATCCATTATTTGCTCCAATGGTTGGTGCACTTGGTGCATTTATTGCTGGATCTAACACAGTTTCAAATATGATGTTATCTCAATTCCAGTATGGTGTTGCAGATGCACTTACAATTTCTACTGCATTTATGGTTGCACTTCAAGCAGTTGGAGCAGCAGCTGGTAACATGATTGCAATTCATAATGTTGTTGCGGCATCAGCTACTGTTGGTTTATTAGACCAAGAGGGTGAAACATTAAGAAGAACAGTAATCCCTACAATTTATTATTGTTTAATTGCTGGTATCTTAGGTTTAATTGGTATGTATACATTAGGATTAACAGATCCATTAATGAAATAA
- a CDS encoding J domain-containing protein, translated as MGRELSFIISSLIKWGIFFGILYLIFTNFGTFLIILFVIIAIIYYVISQFKKKLKQGNPNGFKFTFNGQDFGQAGQGTHGNFNFNDFEQQFRQGNFQHGAANFGEVSKAKEFFGFTSDPTKDEIKKKYKELARKYHPDINDHGDELMQQLNHYKDVLLQAYPN; from the coding sequence ATGGGAAGAGAATTGTCATTTATTATTAGTAGTTTAATCAAATGGGGTATATTTTTTGGAATACTCTATCTAATCTTTACTAATTTTGGAACATTTTTAATTATATTATTTGTAATCATAGCTATCATTTATTATGTTATTAGTCAATTTAAGAAAAAGCTTAAACAAGGTAATCCAAACGGATTTAAGTTTACTTTCAATGGGCAAGATTTTGGACAAGCAGGCCAAGGAACACATGGGAATTTTAACTTTAATGATTTTGAACAACAATTTAGACAAGGCAATTTCCAACATGGTGCTGCAAATTTTGGAGAAGTAAGTAAAGCAAAGGAATTTTTTGGATTTACAAGTGATCCAACAAAAGATGAAATCAAGAAAAAATATAAAGAACTTGCAAGAAAATATCATCCAGATATAAATGACCACGGGGATGAACTAATGCAACAATTAAATCATTATAAAGATGTTTTACTACAAGCTTATCCTAACTAG
- a CDS encoding SprT-like domain-containing protein, translating to MFLKKLKIFFIIVVILGTLFLVYSWYKNYQFKNNPLNQNIVEKINKKHKELEILTYQKFNIKRKIPVTVSDKMPSKLYGAATFSKSGQIQIFLNKKYFQESLEYMIDDVLPHEYAHALMFVKGNTTNQKGGHTKEWQNICKSLNGLRCDRFVNIDDIIIGKTNFF from the coding sequence ATGTTTTTAAAAAAATTAAAAATATTTTTTATTATAGTTGTTATATTAGGAACTTTATTTCTAGTTTATAGTTGGTATAAGAATTACCAATTTAAAAATAATCCTCTAAATCAAAATATTGTAGAAAAGATTAATAAAAAACACAAAGAATTAGAAATTCTCACATATCAAAAGTTCAATATAAAAAGAAAAATTCCTGTAACAGTTTCAGATAAAATGCCATCAAAACTTTATGGCGCAGCAACTTTCTCAAAGAGTGGCCAAATTCAAATATTTCTAAATAAAAAATATTTTCAAGAGAGTCTTGAATATATGATTGATGATGTCCTTCCCCATGAATATGCTCATGCTTTAATGTTTGTAAAGGGTAATACAACAAATCAAAAAGGTGGACATACAAAAGAGTGGCAAAATATTTGTAAATCTTTAAATGGTCTTAGATGTGATAGATTTGTCAACATTGATGATATAATCATTGGAAAAACAAACTTTTTTTAA
- a CDS encoding LysE family translocator: MITLDFLITSLIIVLIPGTGVVFTISIALFKSKHESIMAALGCTIGILPHLIISMFSLLALFSLDSIFFNIVKYLGISYLIYLSFLLFSDKGILKIENKNISSNSYEIVLKAIMINLLNPKLSIFFLSFLPQFISLNTNSLILDILVLSLIFMLMTFIVFVMYAIFASSMKNKLFNSKEKLELVQKVFAVIFAVFAFKLAFF, encoded by the coding sequence ATGATAACTTTAGACTTTCTAATCACTTCTTTAATCATAGTACTTATACCAGGAACAGGAGTAGTTTTTACGATTAGTATTGCACTTTTTAAAAGTAAACATGAAAGTATTATGGCAGCTTTAGGCTGTACTATTGGAATATTACCTCATTTGATTATTTCAATGTTTTCTCTTTTAGCATTATTTAGTTTAGATAGTATTTTTTTTAATATAGTAAAGTATTTAGGAATATCATATTTGATTTATCTTTCCTTTTTACTTTTTTCTGATAAAGGGATATTAAAAATAGAAAATAAAAATATATCATCAAATAGCTATGAAATAGTATTAAAAGCAATTATGATAAATCTTTTAAACCCTAAGTTATCTATCTTCTTTTTATCTTTTTTACCTCAATTTATATCTTTAAATACAAACTCTTTGATTTTGGATATCTTAGTTTTAAGTTTGATATTTATGTTAATGACTTTTATTGTATTTGTGATGTACGCTATTTTTGCAAGTAGTATGAAAAATAAATTATTTAATTCAAAAGAAAAGTTAGAACTTGTTCAAAAAGTATTTGCTGTTATTTTTGCTGTCTTTGCATTTAAGTTAGCTTTTTTTTAG
- a CDS encoding AraC family transcriptional regulator, giving the protein MQKSKILKLKNIGSIQLLEASFTNHSFNKHFHEEFCFGVIQSGKLDFNYRGEKVSANKGVINLCNPGEVHDGFTKDGWAYKMFYVDTKLMRELSSSISGKKNDIPFFKDGVIEDEDLAKRIEELHTIMFDEYSFTIEKEEMFLSVVTQFIKKHADSFIPIEKLYKSKEVIKKSLEYINDNLSSELTVSSLSELANLSLYYFIRVFKEELGLTPKEYILQQRVKKVKELILKGLPLSFIALECGFYDQSHMIKYFKAYTGLNPSFYK; this is encoded by the coding sequence ATGCAGAAATCTAAAATACTAAAACTTAAAAATATAGGTAGTATTCAACTACTTGAAGCCTCTTTTACAAATCATAGTTTTAATAAACACTTCCATGAAGAGTTCTGTTTTGGTGTGATTCAATCAGGGAAATTAGATTTTAACTATAGAGGTGAAAAAGTATCAGCGAATAAAGGTGTAATAAATCTATGTAATCCTGGTGAAGTTCATGATGGTTTTACAAAAGATGGCTGGGCTTATAAAATGTTTTATGTTGATACAAAACTTATGAGGGAACTTAGTTCTAGTATTAGTGGTAAAAAAAATGATATTCCTTTTTTTAAAGATGGAGTTATTGAAGATGAGGATTTAGCTAAAAGAATAGAAGAACTTCATACTATTATGTTTGATGAATACTCTTTTACAATAGAAAAAGAAGAGATGTTTTTAAGTGTTGTTACACAGTTTATAAAAAAACATGCGGATAGTTTTATTCCTATAGAAAAATTATATAAAAGTAAAGAGGTTATTAAAAAATCACTCGAATATATAAATGATAACTTATCTTCAGAACTTACCGTTTCTTCTCTTAGCGAGCTTGCAAATCTTAGCTTGTATTACTTTATTCGAGTTTTTAAAGAAGAGCTTGGACTTACTCCAAAAGAATATATTCTTCAGCAAAGAGTTAAAAAAGTAAAAGAGCTAATTTTAAAAGGTTTACCTTTGAGTTTTATTGCATTGGAGTGTGGTTTTTATGATCAAAGTCATATGATAAAATATTTTAAAGCTTACACGGGATTAAATCCATCATTTTATAAATAA
- a CDS encoding glutathione peroxidase, translating to MSIYDFTVKNIDGEDISLSKYKGKVLLIVNVASKCGFTPQYEGLEKLYDKYKDKDFMILGFPSNQFSNQEPGSNKDIKEFCQLTYGVSFDMFAKVDVNGEKEIPLYKHLKSEASGILGTKNIKWNFTKFLIDPYGKVIDRYGSITKPKEIEPEIKRLLGL from the coding sequence ATGAGTATTTACGATTTTACAGTAAAAAATATTGATGGAGAAGATATATCTTTATCAAAATATAAAGGAAAAGTTCTTTTAATAGTAAATGTAGCTAGTAAATGTGGATTTACCCCACAGTATGAAGGTTTAGAAAAACTATATGATAAATACAAAGATAAGGATTTTATGATTTTAGGATTTCCATCAAATCAATTTTCAAATCAAGAGCCAGGATCAAATAAAGATATAAAAGAGTTTTGTCAACTCACCTATGGCGTAAGTTTTGATATGTTTGCAAAAGTTGATGTAAATGGAGAAAAGGAAATTCCTTTATATAAACATCTAAAAAGTGAAGCTAGTGGAATATTAGGAACAAAAAATATCAAATGGAACTTTACTAAATTTCTAATAGACCCATATGGAAAAGTTATAGATAGATATGGTTCAATAACAAAACCAAAAGAGATAGAGCCAGAGATAAAAAGACTTCTAGGTCTGTAA
- a CDS encoding SOS response-associated peptidase, whose protein sequence is MPGRLAVYDDKTFKIDVKDLIKNDMIGELNPRYNIAPTIPIPALLNNGNYLYAHFGYLPSWAKNKKSMNINARSESIFEKMTFRDSFKSRRCIIPINGFYEWEVEDKEKTPFFVRDMKNDYMALAGIWDEWFDIELNMKIVTVALITCDANEKLGKIHHRMPIVLDKKDFSTWLYSQKIKEVNELFKIYPSEKLDLYEVTNEVNKVLFDEASCIEKIKKEPVGQLALF, encoded by the coding sequence ATGCCCGGAAGATTAGCAGTTTATGATGATAAAACTTTTAAGATTGATGTAAAAGATTTAATAAAAAATGATATGATTGGAGAACTAAATCCAAGATATAATATTGCTCCAACTATTCCTATCCCCGCTTTATTAAACAATGGCAATTACTTATATGCTCATTTTGGATATTTACCTTCTTGGGCTAAAAATAAAAAGTCTATGAATATAAATGCCAGAAGTGAATCAATCTTTGAGAAGATGACTTTTAGAGATTCTTTTAAATCTAGGCGATGTATTATTCCTATAAATGGTTTTTATGAATGGGAAGTTGAAGATAAGGAAAAGACTCCTTTCTTTGTTCGTGATATGAAAAATGATTATATGGCACTTGCAGGTATTTGGGATGAATGGTTTGATATTGAATTAAATATGAAAATAGTTACTGTGGCACTTATTACTTGTGATGCAAATGAAAAATTAGGGAAAATCCACCATCGTATGCCTATAGTTTTAGATAAAAAAGATTTTAGCACTTGGCTTTATAGCCAAAAGATAAAAGAAGTAAATGAACTTTTTAAAATCTATCCAAGTGAAAAACTTGATTTGTATGAAGTTACGAATGAAGTAAACAAAGTATTGTTTGATGAAGCTTCTTGTATAGAAAAAATAAAAAAAGAACCAGTAGGGCAGTTGGCCCTTTTTTAA